In one Sporomusa sphaeroides DSM 2875 genomic region, the following are encoded:
- the topA gene encoding type I DNA topoisomerase, translated as MSKALVVVESPAKAKTIEKFLGKNYMVKASMGHLRDLPKSQFGVDIENNFSPKYINIRGKGDLIKSLKDAAKNADTVYLATDPDREGEAIAWHLAHILNLSEHTTCRIEFNEITKPAIQQAIKKPRPINLPRVYAQQTRRILDRIVGYKLSPLLWRKVRKGLSAGRVQSVTVRLICDREKEIQAFVPEEYWTITAKLKEKSTAKAFAAELFMVGSEKLNVNNQSQAETIVSELTHAEYVVSDVKKRERKRNPYPPFTTSSLQQEAARKLGFTSRKTMMVAQQLYEGLDIGRAGQVGLITYMRTDSTRIAETAQQEARAYIENKFGVSYLPAKAPVYANKKSQDAHEAVRPTTLELLPEAIGKSLTKDQLKLYTLIWERFIASQMTPAVYDTLTIEITAGNYRLKATGSQLKFPGFLAAFSGAIGKGKELEQNSDSDLDTETTLPELKTGQVLQLAKLEPKQHFTEPPPRYTEASLVKVLEEKGIGRPSTYAPTIETIVVRGYVERVEKKFHPTDLGIVVLDLLKQYFERIIDVEFTAGMEDKLDAIAEGDASWLGVLEEFYDPFAKDLSFAEEAIGQVELPVEVSDIPCENCGKMMIIKQGRYGNFLACPGFPACRNTKPILKDIGVKCPKCGGAVVERKTKRRRIFYGCEKYPECDFTTWDLPLNDNCPVCGTYMVRHKYKNGGFAALCSNESCPSRQTSENKETTKKAEGKAAKPTSNKASANRRKKSG; from the coding sequence GTGAGCAAAGCTCTAGTTGTAGTAGAATCCCCGGCCAAAGCCAAGACAATTGAAAAATTTCTTGGGAAAAATTACATGGTGAAAGCTTCTATGGGACATTTGCGGGATTTGCCCAAAAGTCAATTCGGGGTTGATATTGAGAACAACTTTTCACCGAAATATATTAATATCAGAGGCAAGGGCGATCTGATTAAAAGTCTAAAAGATGCAGCAAAAAATGCTGATACTGTTTATCTGGCGACAGACCCTGACCGTGAAGGGGAAGCTATTGCCTGGCATCTGGCCCATATTCTTAATCTTTCGGAGCATACTACCTGCCGCATTGAATTTAATGAAATTACTAAGCCGGCTATTCAGCAGGCTATCAAGAAACCACGTCCCATTAATCTGCCGCGGGTATATGCTCAGCAAACCAGACGGATACTTGACAGGATCGTAGGCTATAAACTTAGCCCGCTGCTTTGGCGCAAAGTGCGCAAAGGGTTAAGCGCCGGCCGGGTGCAATCGGTCACCGTTCGTCTCATTTGCGACCGGGAAAAAGAAATCCAGGCTTTTGTTCCGGAAGAGTATTGGACAATTACCGCAAAGTTAAAAGAAAAAAGTACAGCCAAAGCATTTGCTGCCGAATTATTTATGGTTGGCAGCGAAAAGCTGAATGTCAACAACCAATCGCAGGCAGAAACCATTGTTAGTGAGCTTACCCATGCCGAATATGTAGTAAGCGACGTGAAAAAGCGTGAGAGAAAGAGAAATCCATATCCTCCGTTTACCACCAGCAGCCTGCAGCAGGAGGCTGCCCGCAAATTAGGCTTTACTTCCCGCAAAACAATGATGGTTGCGCAGCAGCTGTATGAAGGCCTTGATATTGGCCGGGCCGGTCAGGTCGGTCTTATTACTTATATGCGTACCGATTCCACCCGGATAGCTGAAACTGCTCAGCAGGAAGCCAGAGCCTATATTGAAAACAAGTTTGGCGTGAGCTACCTGCCGGCTAAAGCGCCTGTCTACGCCAATAAGAAATCCCAGGATGCTCACGAAGCGGTCAGACCTACCACTCTTGAGCTGTTGCCGGAAGCTATCGGCAAAAGTTTGACCAAAGACCAGTTAAAGCTCTACACGCTTATTTGGGAAAGGTTTATTGCCAGCCAGATGACACCGGCTGTCTACGATACCCTTACCATTGAGATTACCGCCGGAAATTACAGGCTTAAAGCCACAGGCTCACAATTAAAATTTCCCGGATTCTTAGCCGCTTTTAGTGGAGCTATCGGTAAAGGCAAGGAATTGGAACAAAACTCTGACAGTGATCTTGATACAGAAACTACTTTGCCTGAACTAAAAACAGGGCAAGTCTTACAGCTTGCCAAACTGGAACCTAAGCAACACTTTACCGAACCTCCGCCTCGTTATACAGAAGCTTCCTTGGTTAAAGTACTGGAGGAAAAGGGCATCGGGCGTCCCAGCACCTATGCGCCGACCATTGAGACGATTGTTGTCCGGGGTTATGTAGAGCGTGTGGAGAAAAAGTTTCATCCTACCGATCTGGGGATTGTGGTGCTTGATCTCCTAAAACAATACTTCGAGAGAATCATTGATGTTGAGTTTACTGCGGGGATGGAAGACAAACTAGACGCTATCGCCGAAGGTGACGCCTCTTGGCTAGGTGTTTTGGAAGAATTCTATGATCCTTTTGCTAAAGATTTAAGTTTTGCCGAAGAAGCTATCGGGCAGGTGGAACTGCCTGTTGAAGTTTCCGACATTCCTTGTGAAAACTGTGGGAAAATGATGATTATTAAGCAAGGGCGGTATGGAAATTTCCTGGCATGTCCGGGTTTTCCCGCCTGCCGGAATACCAAACCCATTTTGAAAGATATCGGCGTGAAATGTCCTAAATGCGGTGGTGCGGTTGTCGAGAGGAAGACTAAACGGCGCAGAATTTTTTATGGTTGTGAAAAATACCCTGAATGTGACTTTACTACCTGGGATCTGCCGTTAAACGATAACTGTCCCGTATGCGGCACCTATATGGTTCGGCATAAATATAAAAATGGCGGCTTTGCCGCTCTTTGCAGCAACGAGTCTTGCCCGTCACGGCAAACGTCTGAGAATAAAGAAACAACGAAAAAAGCAGAAGGCAAGGCAGCAAAGCCAACTTCCAACAAGGCTTCTGCTAACCGGAGGAAAAAGAGTGGCTAA